In one Emcibacter nanhaiensis genomic region, the following are encoded:
- a CDS encoding NAD(P)(+) transhydrogenase (Re/Si-specific) subunit beta: MSEQMIADLTALAYLVAGVLFILSLRGLSSPESSRRGNTFGMIGMTIAVITTILNPEIVSYTWIIIALLVGGGIGLVIARRIPMTAMPQLVAAFHSLVGLAAVLVAGAAFLEPRAYGITDAFGDIYVASRIEMALGAAIGAITFSGSVIAFAKLNGNMSGKPILLPARHLINGLLALGIIGLIVAFCLSEGAASGGGMLMWYIMAASFVIGFLIIIPIGGADMPVVVSMLNSYSGWAAAGIGFTLGNNALIVTGALVGSSGAILSYIMCAAMNRSFISVILGGFGGEDAAAAGGEVEERPVKQGSAEDAAFIMKNAGSVIIVPGYGMAVAKAQHALREMADLLKEEGVKVSYAIHPVAGRMPGHMNVLLAEADVPYDEVFELEDINSQFSQTDVAFVIGANDVTNPAAKTDKSSPIYGMPVLDVENAGTVLFVKRGMAAGYAGVQNELFFRDNTMMLFADAKKMVEDIVKAM; this comes from the coding sequence ATGTCTGAACAAATGATTGCGGACCTGACCGCGCTCGCCTATCTGGTGGCCGGTGTCCTGTTTATCCTGTCGCTGCGCGGCCTCAGCTCCCCGGAAAGCAGCCGGCGCGGCAACACCTTCGGCATGATCGGCATGACCATTGCCGTCATCACCACCATCCTCAACCCGGAGATCGTCTCCTACACCTGGATCATCATCGCCCTGCTGGTGGGCGGCGGGATCGGCCTGGTCATCGCCCGGCGCATCCCCATGACCGCCATGCCGCAGCTGGTGGCGGCGTTCCACAGTCTGGTCGGCCTCGCCGCCGTGCTGGTGGCCGGGGCGGCCTTTCTGGAACCGCGGGCTTACGGCATTACCGACGCCTTCGGCGATATCTATGTGGCGAGCCGTATTGAAATGGCGCTTGGCGCGGCGATCGGCGCCATCACCTTCTCCGGCTCGGTGATCGCCTTTGCCAAACTCAACGGCAACATGTCCGGCAAGCCGATCCTGCTGCCGGCCCGGCACCTGATCAACGGCCTGCTGGCGCTCGGCATCATCGGGCTGATCGTTGCCTTCTGCCTCAGCGAAGGCGCGGCTTCCGGCGGCGGCATGCTGATGTGGTACATCATGGCCGCCAGTTTTGTGATCGGTTTCCTGATCATCATCCCGATCGGCGGCGCCGACATGCCGGTGGTGGTCAGCATGCTGAACAGCTATTCCGGCTGGGCCGCGGCCGGCATCGGCTTTACCCTCGGCAATAACGCCCTGATCGTCACCGGCGCCCTGGTGGGCTCCTCCGGCGCGATCCTCAGCTACATCATGTGTGCGGCCATGAACCGCTCCTTCATCAGCGTGATCCTGGGCGGCTTCGGCGGCGAGGATGCCGCGGCAGCAGGCGGTGAAGTGGAGGAACGCCCGGTCAAGCAGGGTTCCGCCGAAGATGCCGCCTTCATCATGAAAAACGCCGGCTCCGTCATCATCGTGCCGGGATACGGCATGGCGGTGGCCAAGGCCCAGCATGCGCTCCGGGAAATGGCCGACCTGCTGAAGGAAGAAGGCGTCAAGGTCAGCTACGCCATCCATCCGGTGGCGGGCCGCATGCCGGGGCATATGAACGTGCTGCTGGCCGAGGCCGACGTGCCCTATGACGAAGTGTTCGAGCTCGAGGATATCAACAGCCAGTTCAGCCAGACCGACGTGGCCTTTGTCATCGGCGCCAATGACGTCACCAACCCGGCCGCCAAGACCGACAAGTCGAGCCCGATTTACGGCATGCCGGTGCTGGATGTGGAAAATGCCGGCACGGTGCTATTCGTCAAGCGCGGCATGGCCGCCGGTTACGCCGGGGTGCAGAACGAGCTGTTCTTCCGTGACAACACCATGATGCTGTTTGCCGACGCCAAGAAAATGGTCGAGGATATCGTCAAGGCCATGTAA
- a CDS encoding YqaE/Pmp3 family membrane protein — protein sequence MIYLLAFFLPPVALFVYGKIFQAIINLVIWIVGFVFLLLGGWILWGIAVGHAIFVIHSAKADARTKKIVEAMNMDK from the coding sequence ATGATTTATTTGCTGGCTTTCTTTTTGCCGCCCGTTGCCTTGTTTGTCTATGGCAAGATTTTCCAGGCAATCATCAACCTGGTGATCTGGATTGTGGGATTTGTTTTCCTGCTGCTGGGCGGCTGGATATTGTGGGGGATTGCGGTCGGCCACGCCATTTTTGTCATTCATAGCGCCAAGGCGGATGCCCGCACGAAGAAAATCGTCGAAGCCATGAATATGGACAAATAG
- a CDS encoding DUF2312 domain-containing protein, translating to MTEAGGIAAEALRSYIERIERLEEEKANLAADIKDVYSEAKATGFDVKIMRQIIRLRKMEEHDRQEMEALLDTYAHALGMIRG from the coding sequence ATGACAGAAGCAGGTGGCATCGCTGCAGAGGCCTTACGGTCCTATATTGAACGCATCGAACGTCTGGAAGAAGAAAAAGCCAATCTGGCGGCAGACATCAAGGATGTCTATTCCGAAGCCAAAGCCACAGGTTTTGATGTGAAAATCATGCGCCAGATCATCCGCCTGCGTAAAATGGAAGAACATGACCGCCAGGAAATGGAAGCCCTGCTGGATACCTATGCCCATGCCTTGGGCATGATCCGGGGATAA
- a CDS encoding M3 family oligoendopeptidase — protein sequence MTKQDLDITKLPHWDLTDLYPALDCKELEQDFTHLMKQAEEFAGSYKGKLSSLSAEEMFEALTAYEAMETRMGRIYSYAGLLYAGDMTDGKIAQFYQTAHEKLNNIVSKVLFFTLELNKIDDKVIDGWLDSSAELRRYASWFDGVRLYRPYQLEDKLEELLHEKSVAGRAAWNRLFDETMAGLKFSFRDPDNGEVRELGTEECLDLLSNKDGAMRKAAAEALDETFDKNIRLFTLVTNTLAKEKEIEDRWRRYENPTTARHLSNRVEQEVVDALVGAVKDAYPRLSHRYYKLKARWFGVDKLNWWDRNAPLPETDDKLYQWDDATATVLSAYRRFSPKLAEVGQKFFDNNWIDAPVRPGKSPGAFAHPTVTDAHPYLLLNYLGKSRDVMTLAHELGHGVHQVLAAGQGELLSSTPLTLAETASVFGEMLTFQSMLDAEKDEARKKLLIAGKVEDMLNTVVRQIAFYDFEVRVHNARKDSELSSEDLSKIWMDVQTESLGDAFIFDDKYRHFWCYIPHFIHSPFYVYAYAFGDCLVNSLYATYLKAPEGFEAKYLGMLAAGGSLHHRDLLKPFGLDASDPAFWNTGLDMIAGYIDQLE from the coding sequence ATGACCAAACAGGACCTGGACATCACCAAACTTCCCCACTGGGACCTTACCGACCTTTATCCCGCGCTCGACTGTAAGGAACTGGAACAGGATTTCACCCACCTGATGAAGCAGGCCGAAGAATTTGCCGGAAGCTACAAAGGCAAATTATCCAGCCTGTCCGCAGAAGAAATGTTCGAGGCCCTGACGGCCTATGAAGCGATGGAAACCAGAATGGGCCGCATCTACAGCTACGCCGGTCTGCTCTATGCCGGGGACATGACCGACGGCAAGATCGCCCAGTTTTACCAGACCGCCCATGAAAAGCTCAACAACATCGTCAGCAAGGTGCTGTTCTTCACCCTGGAACTGAACAAGATCGACGACAAGGTGATCGACGGCTGGCTGGACAGTTCAGCGGAGCTGCGGCGTTATGCCTCCTGGTTTGACGGGGTCAGGCTTTATCGTCCCTACCAGCTGGAAGACAAGCTCGAAGAACTGTTGCATGAGAAATCGGTGGCCGGGCGCGCCGCCTGGAACCGGCTGTTCGACGAGACCATGGCCGGGCTTAAATTCAGCTTCCGGGACCCGGACAACGGCGAGGTCCGGGAACTGGGCACCGAAGAATGCCTCGACCTGCTGAGCAACAAGGACGGAGCGATGCGCAAGGCCGCCGCCGAAGCCCTGGACGAGACCTTCGACAAGAACATCCGCCTGTTTACCCTGGTCACCAACACCCTGGCCAAGGAGAAGGAAATCGAGGACCGCTGGCGCCGCTATGAAAACCCCACCACCGCCCGGCACCTGTCCAACCGGGTCGAGCAGGAAGTGGTCGACGCCCTGGTTGGCGCGGTCAAGGACGCCTACCCCCGGCTGTCGCACCGCTATTACAAGCTCAAGGCCCGGTGGTTCGGGGTGGACAAGCTAAACTGGTGGGACCGCAATGCGCCGCTGCCGGAAACCGACGATAAACTCTATCAGTGGGATGACGCCACCGCGACGGTGCTCTCAGCCTACCGCCGCTTCTCCCCCAAACTGGCGGAGGTCGGCCAGAAGTTCTTCGACAATAACTGGATCGACGCCCCGGTCCGTCCCGGCAAGTCACCGGGCGCCTTCGCCCACCCGACCGTCACCGACGCCCACCCCTACCTGCTGCTCAATTATCTGGGCAAAAGCCGCGATGTCATGACCCTGGCCCACGAGCTCGGCCACGGCGTGCACCAGGTGCTGGCGGCCGGACAAGGCGAACTGCTGTCCTCCACGCCGCTGACGCTGGCTGAAACCGCCAGCGTGTTTGGCGAAATGCTGACCTTCCAGTCCATGCTCGATGCGGAAAAGGACGAGGCGCGCAAGAAGCTGCTGATCGCCGGCAAAGTGGAAGATATGCTCAATACCGTAGTGCGCCAGATCGCCTTCTATGATTTCGAGGTCCGGGTCCATAACGCCCGCAAGGACAGCGAACTGAGCAGCGAGGACCTGAGCAAAATCTGGATGGACGTACAGACCGAAAGCCTCGGCGACGCCTTCATCTTTGATGACAAATACCGGCACTTCTGGTGCTATATCCCCCATTTCATCCATAGCCCCTTCTATGTCTATGCCTATGCCTTTGGCGACTGCCTGGTCAACTCGCTTTATGCCACCTACCTCAAGGCCCCCGAAGGGTTCGAGGCCAAATATCTAGGCATGCTGGCCGCCGGCGGCAGCCTGCATCACCGGGACCTCCTGAAACCCTTCGGACTGGATGCTTCCGACCCGGCTTTCTGGAATACCGGACTCGACATGATCGCCGGCTATATCGACCAGCTGGAGTGA
- a CDS encoding Re/Si-specific NAD(P)(+) transhydrogenase subunit alpha, with translation MKLAIPKERRAHEKRVAATPDTVKKLIQLGFEVSVEKGAGLQSSITDAEYEAAGATIAADAAAAYKGAEIIFKVQRPLHAAEGDLDEIALVEPGARLIASLAPYADTAMLDIYAKGRIEAYAMELMPRITRAQSMDILSSQSNLAGYRAVIDGAYEYGRAFPMMMTAAGTVAPAKVMVMGAGVAGLQAIATAKRLGAIVSATDVRLAAKEQVESLGGKFVMVDDEEAKQAETAGGYAREMSDEYKAKQAKLIADTITKQDLVITTALIPGRAAPVLVTDEMVESMKPGSVIVDLAVEQGGNVTLSKLGEIVEHKGVKIVGHHNMPSRLAADASALFAKNLLNFITPHVDGESKALNINYEDETVSGILLTRDGSIIHPNFISGGN, from the coding sequence ATGAAATTAGCAATTCCAAAAGAACGGCGGGCGCATGAAAAGCGTGTCGCCGCGACCCCCGACACGGTCAAAAAGCTGATCCAGCTTGGTTTTGAGGTGTCGGTGGAAAAAGGAGCCGGGCTGCAAAGCAGCATCACGGATGCCGAATATGAAGCGGCCGGGGCCACCATCGCCGCCGATGCCGCCGCCGCCTACAAAGGGGCAGAGATTATATTCAAAGTGCAGCGGCCGCTGCATGCAGCCGAAGGCGACCTTGATGAAATCGCCCTGGTCGAACCGGGCGCCAGGCTGATCGCCAGCCTCGCCCCCTATGCGGATACCGCCATGCTGGACATCTATGCCAAGGGCAGGATCGAGGCCTATGCCATGGAGCTGATGCCGCGCATTACCCGGGCCCAGAGCATGGACATCCTGTCGTCCCAGTCCAACCTGGCCGGCTACCGGGCCGTCATTGACGGCGCCTATGAATATGGCCGCGCCTTCCCGATGATGATGACCGCCGCAGGCACGGTTGCCCCGGCCAAGGTCATGGTCATGGGCGCAGGCGTCGCCGGTCTGCAGGCCATCGCCACCGCCAAACGGCTCGGCGCCATTGTTTCCGCCACCGATGTGCGCCTGGCCGCCAAGGAACAGGTGGAAAGCCTCGGCGGTAAATTCGTCATGGTCGATGACGAGGAAGCCAAGCAGGCGGAAACCGCCGGCGGCTACGCCAGGGAAATGAGCGACGAGTATAAGGCCAAGCAGGCCAAGCTGATCGCCGACACCATCACCAAGCAGGACCTGGTCATCACCACGGCGCTGATCCCGGGCCGCGCCGCGCCGGTACTGGTCACCGATGAAATGGTGGAAAGCATGAAGCCGGGCAGCGTGATCGTTGACCTGGCGGTGGAACAGGGCGGCAATGTGACGCTCAGCAAGCTCGGCGAGATCGTCGAACACAAAGGCGTCAAGATCGTCGGCCACCACAATATGCCGAGCCGCCTCGCCGCCGACGCCAGCGCCCTGTTCGCCAAGAACCTGCTCAACTTCATCACCCCCCATGTGGACGGAGAGAGCAAGGCGCTGAATATCAATTACGAGGATGAAACCGTGAGCGGCATTCTGCTGACCCGCGACGGTTCAATCATTCATCCCAACTTCATTTCAGGAGGGAACTAA
- a CDS encoding tetratricopeptide repeat protein, whose protein sequence is MTTGFTRHTLAALVLAGAFSLASLAPAQAADLSAASLLMHGGKGELHELAEKNMAAGKYKKALKYLKKASKKPMDGEMRSRIYSDICAVQALNNELEQALASCDKSLKYDDSNWKAMNNKGVALTALNKKETAHKLFTKALEMSNKNEIILANRTEAASNM, encoded by the coding sequence ATGACTACCGGATTTACACGACATACACTGGCTGCCCTGGTCCTGGCCGGCGCCTTTTCACTGGCCTCTCTCGCCCCGGCACAGGCCGCGGACCTTTCCGCCGCCTCCCTGCTGATGCACGGCGGCAAGGGCGAACTGCACGAACTGGCGGAAAAAAACATGGCCGCCGGCAAATATAAAAAGGCCCTCAAGTACCTCAAGAAGGCATCCAAAAAACCCATGGACGGCGAAATGCGCAGCCGGATCTACTCCGATATCTGCGCCGTACAGGCCTTGAATAACGAACTGGAACAAGCCCTGGCGAGCTGTGACAAATCCCTCAAATATGATGACAGCAACTGGAAGGCCATGAACAACAAGGGCGTTGCCCTGACGGCCCTGAACAAGAAGGAAACAGCCCACAAGCTGTTCACGAAAGCTCTTGAAATGAGCAACAAGAATGAGATTATCCTGGCCAACCGGACCGAAGCCGCCAGCAACATGTAA
- a CDS encoding NAD(P) transhydrogenase subunit alpha: protein MEKLQQMADVATGAAHASPFLSQLSLFVLAIFVGYYVVWSVTPALHTPLMAVTNAISSVIIVGALIAGGPEGMSLAKVLGIIAIALAAVNIFGGFAVTQRMLAMYKKKDKPAAGGDKA from the coding sequence ATGGAAAAACTGCAGCAAATGGCCGATGTGGCCACCGGGGCGGCCCACGCCAGCCCGTTCCTGTCCCAGCTTTCCCTGTTCGTGCTGGCTATCTTTGTCGGCTATTATGTGGTCTGGAGCGTAACCCCGGCCCTGCATACCCCGCTGATGGCTGTGACCAACGCCATTTCCTCCGTGATTATTGTCGGCGCCCTGATCGCCGGCGGACCGGAAGGCATGAGCCTGGCCAAGGTGCTGGGCATCATCGCCATCGCCTTGGCCGCGGTGAATATCTTCGGCGGCTTTGCGGTCACCCAGCGCATGCTCGCCATGTACAAGAAAAAAGACAAGCCCGCCGCCGGCGGCGATAAAGCGTAA
- a CDS encoding LysR family transcriptional regulator — translation MDWNALKIFKVIADSGSLSAASRRLNMSQPTLSRKLVALEESLDSQLFQRLPKGLVLTEAGEKIITLVEQMEERALDVEKAVTGQNKRLEGTVRLTTTEFIGTYWMPELMTEFRDTYPGISVDLNIDMAPRDLLRREADVAVRLGYPRQPDLIARKIGALANFLAAHPAYIAKYGKPERLADIKDHLGIGLQESLMHHPEVWKIYRMFQPLNLVLTSNSMLANYEAINRGIGIGFLSNPAWEKYPDLVEIDLKDAEPLMLDVWLVTHADIQHNARIRALYDFLGDRLSARLKAMAVPGGKEKPGPKKTGTEAPSRVA, via the coding sequence ATGGACTGGAATGCGCTGAAGATTTTCAAAGTGATTGCCGACAGCGGCAGCCTGTCCGCCGCCTCCCGGCGCCTGAATATGAGCCAGCCGACCCTGAGCCGCAAACTGGTGGCGCTGGAAGAAAGCCTGGACAGCCAGCTGTTCCAGCGCCTGCCGAAAGGGCTGGTGCTGACCGAAGCCGGGGAGAAAATCATCACCCTGGTGGAACAGATGGAAGAAAGGGCCCTGGATGTGGAAAAGGCGGTGACCGGACAGAACAAGCGCCTGGAAGGCACCGTGCGCCTGACCACCACGGAATTTATCGGTACATACTGGATGCCGGAACTGATGACCGAGTTTCGAGATACCTATCCGGGCATTTCCGTCGATCTCAACATCGACATGGCGCCCCGGGACCTGTTGCGCCGGGAAGCGGATGTTGCCGTCCGGCTCGGCTATCCGCGGCAGCCGGACCTGATTGCCCGCAAGATCGGTGCTTTGGCCAATTTTCTGGCTGCTCACCCCGCTTATATCGCAAAATATGGAAAGCCGGAACGGCTGGCGGATATCAAGGATCATCTGGGGATCGGTCTACAAGAATCGCTCATGCACCATCCCGAGGTCTGGAAAATCTATCGCATGTTTCAGCCTCTCAACCTGGTCCTTACCAGCAACAGCATGTTGGCCAATTACGAAGCCATCAATCGGGGGATCGGTATTGGTTTTCTGTCTAATCCCGCCTGGGAGAAATATCCTGATCTGGTGGAAATTGATCTGAAAGACGCCGAGCCATTGATGCTGGACGTTTGGTTGGTAACTCATGCGGACATTCAGCATAATGCCCGCATCCGTGCGCTGTATGATTTTCTGGGCGATCGGCTGTCCGCGAGACTGAAGGCAATGGCGGTGCCTGGGGGCAAAGAAAAACCCGGACCAAAAAAAACCGGGACAGAGGCACCGTCCCGGGTTGCGTAA
- a CDS encoding DUF1244 domain-containing protein has product MDEQTRIEIEAAAFRRLLSHLSKRTDAQNIDLMGLAGFCRNCLANWYQDAAGERGIELDKAEVREIIYGMPYKEWAAKYQTEATPEQMQKMEESLRKNEEL; this is encoded by the coding sequence ATGGACGAACAGACCCGCATCGAAATAGAAGCCGCCGCCTTTCGCCGGCTGCTGTCCCACCTCTCCAAACGCACTGACGCCCAGAATATCGACCTGATGGGGCTCGCCGGTTTCTGCCGCAACTGCCTGGCCAACTGGTATCAGGACGCCGCCGGAGAGCGCGGCATCGAACTGGACAAGGCCGAAGTCCGCGAAATCATCTACGGCATGCCCTATAAGGAATGGGCGGCAAAATACCAGACGGAAGCCACCCCGGAACAGATGCAGAAAATGGAGGAAAGCCTCAGGAAAAACGAGGAACTGTGA
- a CDS encoding N-formylglutamate amidohydrolase, translating into MQQTSRKHATAAEQTEAYEILNPEGKANIVLICEHASNFIPEEFDNLGLSGPDLQRHIAWDIGMAEITRQMSEALDAPAILARFSRLLIDPNREPDHATLIPDVSDKTVIPGNRNLDQAATRDRLDRFYHPFHDRAEQLVRHKARGGHVPLVCGMHSFTPVMNGAPRPWHAGMLWNRDPRLARELIDRLQHKHGLMVGDNKPYSGRDLFHTMNRHGADHGYPQVTIEVRQNEINTAAGQQKWARLLGKELAELAQDRSLTVIKKF; encoded by the coding sequence ATGCAGCAGACATCCCGCAAACACGCCACCGCCGCGGAACAGACCGAGGCCTATGAAATCCTCAATCCCGAGGGAAAAGCCAATATTGTGCTGATCTGCGAGCATGCCAGCAACTTCATACCGGAGGAATTCGACAACCTCGGCCTGAGCGGGCCGGACCTGCAGCGCCATATCGCCTGGGATATCGGCATGGCGGAAATTACCCGCCAGATGTCTGAGGCGCTGGATGCGCCGGCCATCCTGGCGCGCTTTTCCCGGCTGTTGATCGATCCCAACCGGGAACCGGATCATGCCACCCTGATCCCGGACGTCAGCGACAAAACCGTGATCCCCGGCAACCGGAACCTGGACCAGGCTGCAACCCGGGACCGTCTGGATCGATTTTACCATCCCTTCCACGACCGGGCCGAACAGCTGGTAAGGCACAAGGCCCGCGGCGGACATGTGCCGCTGGTGTGCGGCATGCACAGCTTCACCCCGGTGATGAACGGCGCCCCCCGTCCCTGGCACGCGGGCATGCTGTGGAACCGGGATCCGCGCCTGGCCCGGGAACTGATCGACCGGCTGCAGCACAAGCACGGGCTGATGGTCGGCGACAACAAACCCTATTCCGGCCGCGACCTGTTCCATACCATGAACCGGCATGGCGCCGATCACGGCTACCCCCAGGTCACGATCGAGGTCCGGCAAAATGAAATTAACACGGCTGCCGGCCAGCAGAAATGGGCCCGGCTGCTGGGGAAAGAGCTTGCAGAACTCGCCCAGGACAGAAGCCTGACTGTGATCAAGAAATTCTAA
- a CDS encoding sigma-54-dependent transcriptional regulator has product MRKLILIVEDEETQRKMLQIALEKAGYNTVMASSGREALDMLCGVQPIQVDLVLLDLVLGDISGIEVLEKLSEENLIVPVIVLTAHSSLDSAVNAMRAGAIDFIAKPAGVDRLKVSIENALKLNQLSGEVSRLTRKWDGIMNFQDLMGDSPAIRQAIELAKKGARANVPILLEGESGVGKEVFARSIQGSSDRAGKPFVVVNCGAIPANLVESILFGHEKGSFTGATERHEGKFVEADGGTIFLDEIGELPLDLQVKLLRVLQEGEVDPIGSRESVTVDVRLISATNKKLKDLVETGHFREDLYYRLNVFPITLPPLRERAGDIEKLALHFVDKISAAEGRVRRPLSEDALNLLNSYSWPGNVRQLENAIFRAVILSEGENITPEDFPQILATLHNHPENFEGSALSVTSGGEAGGYSISPVAVLDDKGDIRPMAEVENDMITLAIRMYDNKMSEIARRLGIGRSTLYRKISELGLDAATDKDGDQDAAPDNS; this is encoded by the coding sequence ATGAGAAAACTGATCCTGATCGTCGAAGATGAGGAAACTCAACGCAAGATGCTCCAGATCGCCCTGGAAAAGGCCGGTTACAATACGGTCATGGCCAGCAGCGGTCGGGAAGCACTCGATATGTTGTGCGGTGTGCAACCTATCCAGGTGGACCTGGTGCTGCTGGACCTGGTGCTCGGCGATATCAGCGGGATTGAAGTTCTGGAAAAATTATCCGAGGAAAACCTGATTGTACCGGTCATTGTCCTGACCGCGCACAGTAGCCTGGACTCTGCGGTGAATGCCATGCGGGCCGGGGCCATCGATTTCATTGCCAAACCCGCCGGTGTGGACCGGCTCAAGGTCTCCATTGAAAACGCCCTCAAGCTGAACCAGCTGTCCGGCGAGGTGTCACGCCTGACCCGCAAGTGGGACGGCATCATGAATTTCCAGGACCTGATGGGGGACAGCCCGGCAATCCGCCAGGCCATTGAACTGGCCAAAAAAGGCGCCCGGGCCAATGTGCCGATCCTGCTTGAAGGGGAAAGCGGGGTTGGTAAGGAAGTTTTCGCCCGCTCCATTCAGGGCTCCAGTGACCGCGCCGGCAAACCCTTTGTGGTGGTCAACTGCGGTGCAATCCCGGCCAACCTGGTGGAATCCATCCTGTTTGGCCATGAAAAGGGATCCTTCACCGGCGCCACGGAACGGCATGAAGGTAAATTTGTCGAAGCCGACGGCGGCACCATTTTCCTCGACGAGATCGGAGAACTGCCGCTTGATCTGCAGGTCAAGCTCTTGCGGGTGCTGCAGGAAGGTGAAGTTGACCCCATCGGCAGCCGGGAATCGGTCACGGTGGATGTGCGGCTGATTTCCGCCACCAACAAGAAGCTGAAGGACCTGGTGGAAACCGGTCATTTCCGGGAAGACCTTTATTACCGCCTGAATGTGTTTCCGATCACCCTGCCGCCGCTCAGGGAGCGGGCCGGGGATATCGAGAAACTGGCCCTGCATTTCGTTGACAAAATCAGCGCCGCCGAGGGCCGTGTCCGCAGGCCGCTCAGTGAAGACGCCCTGAATCTGCTCAACAGCTACAGCTGGCCCGGAAACGTGCGCCAGCTTGAAAATGCCATCTTCAGGGCCGTAATCCTGTCCGAGGGGGAAAATATTACGCCGGAAGATTTCCCCCAGATTCTGGCAACCCTGCATAATCATCCGGAAAATTTTGAGGGCAGTGCCTTGTCTGTCACCTCTGGGGGGGAGGCCGGGGGGTATTCGATCTCGCCAGTCGCCGTTCTTGATGACAAAGGCGATATCCGCCCCATGGCCGAAGTGGAAAACGACATGATCACCCTGGCCATTCGGATGTATGACAACAAGATGTCCGAGATTGCCCGCCGCCTCGGCATCGGACGTTCCACGCTATACCGGAAAATTTCCGAACTGGGTCTTGATGCCGCCACGGACAAGGATGGCGACCAGGACGCTGCTCCAGATAATTCTTGA